In Dermacentor variabilis isolate Ectoservices chromosome 7, ASM5094787v1, whole genome shotgun sequence, a genomic segment contains:
- the LOC142588808 gene encoding lysosomal aspartic protease-like, whose protein sequence is MVVLRGEYRPLFDNSHSSSYRPYGIWVSAPYIGGGSILGTAARETINIAGVKVVDQLFVEATVIDPKIYNGVKFDGAVGLSIESRFLSEHWSIFDHMFWSQLLPQPVFAFYFHPTVNGTDGEFVLGGIEKSHYEGELTYAQSATDEWIIRFQGIKIGQRWIQTDDLYAKPVSTLPFIYGPQKQIDLIHKSLNASSTSHGECTVDCEDVPTLPIISIKITSKNFDLRPQDYIVKVNSTCYTGFIVDTAHQLPGGSTWLLGQNFLRRVYTIFETGIFLWDKRLAFAYAHETVY, encoded by the exons Atggtggtgctccgaggag AGTATCGCCCGCTGTTCGACAACAGCCACTCGTCGTCGTACAGGCCCTACGGCATCTGGGTGAGCGCCCCCTACATTGGAGGTGGCAGCATCCTGGGAACCGCTGCCCGCGAAACCATCAACATCGCCGGCGTCAAGGTCGTCGACCAGCTGTTTGTCGAGGCTACCGTCATTGACCCTAAG ATCTACAACGGTGTGAAGTTCGACGGCGCCGTCGGTCTGAGCATTGAGTCGCGCTTCCTGTCCGAGCACTGGTCCATCTTCGACCACATGTTCTGGAGCCAGCTCCTCCCTCAACCAGTGTTCGCCTTCTACTTCCACCCGACCGTCAACGGTACCGACGGTGAGTTCGTGCTCGGTGGCATCGAGAAGTCGCACTACGAGGGAGAGCTCACATATGCCCAGAGTGCCACCGATGAGTGGATCATCCGCTTCCAGGG CATCAAGATCGGCCAGCGCTGGATTCAGACTGATGACCTCTACGCCAAGCCGGTGTCCACCCTGCCTTTCATCTATGGTCCCCAGAAGCAGATTGATCTGATTCACAAGAGCCTGAACGCTTCTAGCACCTCCCACGGCGAG TGCACCGTTGATTGCGAGGACGTCCCGACCTTGCCCATCATCAGCATCAAGATTACCAGCAAGAACTTCGATCTTCGTCCACAGGATTACATTGTCAAG GTGAACTCCACTTGCTACACCGGCTTCATCGTCGACACGGCACACCAGCTGCCCGGTGGCTCCACCTGGCTGCTTGGCCAGAACTTCCTCCGCCGCGTCTACACCATCTTCGAGACCGGCATCTTCCTGTGGGACAAGCGCCTTGCCTTCGCTTACGCCCACGAGACTGTGTACTAA